ATCCGGGCCGACCGCCGAGCCCGAGGCGGCGGACAGCCCCGCCCAGGCGCCACGCGGGCCGCTGTTCATGCTCGATTTCCGGCTCGCGTTTCGCACCAGCGCCGATGCCGACGGCCCGGCCGGCGTGCCCGGCCTGGAACTCGGCGGTGTGCCCCTGACCACCATGCAGGCGATTACCGACGCCGCTTATGTGGCCTTGCTGAAAGAGCTCCAGCAGGCCGGTTTCGAGGTGCTCAATCCGGAACTGGCCGCGTCCCTGCCGTCCGGCGGCAGCCTGCCGGCACCGGCGCGCGCCGGTGATTATCTGTACTTCGCGCCCAGCGGCGCGCCGCTCGCGCAGGCGCCGACGGCCGATGCGCCGGGCAGCGATGCCGCCCTGGCCGAAACCCGCGCCGCCCTGGCGCAGGCCGTGGCCGGTCGCCGCCCCGGCGTGAGCTACGGCATCGCCGTCTGGTACGTGGATTTTGCCCGGGTGAGCGGCGCAGTCGGCGGCGATCAACCCCGGCAGCTGGAGTCGCGCCTGGCGGTGGTGGCCGGCAGCCATCTGGCACTGGTGGAGCCGGCCGCCGGTGACGACACGCCGCTGGATGCCGTGCGGGTGATGAATCTGGGTCGTGATCTGGTCAGCCGCGAGCCCTACGGGCAGGTGCGCCTGTCCGGTCCGGCCGGGGCGCTGGAACTGAAGGCCGATCCGCAGCGCTTTCGCAGCCTGGTCGAGCGGCAGCTCAAGCGCGGCCGCAGCGCGCTGATCGCCAGCCTGCCGGCGCCGCTTCCCGCGCCCGCCACGGCGCCGCCCACAGAGGCATCGACGGAGCCGGTGACACCACCTGCTGCAGTGCCGCACTGACCGAGGGCCACATGCGCAAGGCACTGAAGGTTTCGGTCGGGATTCTGGGGACGGTCGGCGTGCTGGCGGCGCTGGCGCTGGGCTACCTGAGCACGCAGGTGACGGTTCGTGGCCCGGTGCTGCACGCCATTGCCGGCATCGGCGGCGCGCAGCCCACATCGGCCCAGCTCGCCGGCCTGCGCCTGGCGCCCGGCTTCACGGCCAGCCTGTACGCCGAGGGTCTGGGGCCGGCGCGGGTGCTGCGCTTCACGGACACCGGCGATCTGCTGGTCAGCATCACGCGGGCGGGCAGCATCCTGCTGGTCGAGCGGGACGCGGATGGCGACGGCCGCGCCGATGGTGTGCGCACGCTGCTGCAGGGACTGGACCGCCCGCACGGCATCGATGTTGCCGAGGGTTGGCTCTACTTCGCCGAGACCGGCGCCGTGCGCCGGGTGCGCTTCGATGCCGCCACGCGCGCGGTGTCCGGCGCGCCGCAGACGGTGGCGACACTGGCCGGCGGCGGCATGCATTTCACGCGCACGCTGCGCGTGGGTCCGGACCGGATGCTGTACGTCAGCAACGGTTCGTCCTGCAACGTGTGCGTCGAGATCACCCCGCGCGCCGCCATGCTGCGCGTGGACCCGCAAGGCGGCGCCGTGACGCCCTTCGCCGAGGGCCTGCGCAATACCGTCGGCTTCGACTGGCAGCCGGGCAGCGGGGCTCTGTTCGGTGTCGACAACGGACGCGATCTGCTCGGCGACGATTTTCCACCGGACGAGCTGAACCGCATCGTTGCCGGCGGCTTCTACGGCTGGCCGTTCTGGCACGGCGACAACGTGCCCGATCCTGAATACGGAAGCCATCCGGCTGCCGCCGGGCGCGCCCCGATCGCGCCGGCTCATGCCTTCGGCGCGCATGTCGCGGCGCTGTCGTTCAATTTTTTCGACCCCGACCGCGCGCCGCCCGGTTTCGAGCGCGCCGCCCTGGTCGGCCAGCACGGCTCGTGGAACCGCAGCGTGCTGTCGGGCTATCGGGTCTCGTCCCTGCACTGGGCCGCCGACGGGCGCATCACGGAGCGCGATTTCGCGGTCGGTTTCGTGCAGGGGGGCAAGGTCACTGGCCGGCCGGTGGACGCACTGCCGGGTCCGGACCGGGCGGTGTACGTGTCGGACGATTACGCCGGTGCGATCTACCGGATTGCGTGGGACCCGGCGACCGCCGGGCCGGGGCCGGTGTTTGTGCCGCCGCTCGCGGCCGGGCCGCATCAGGCCGGTAGCCCGTCGTCGCCGGCCGCGTCAGCCCTGAGCCGGCTTGACCCGGCGCAGCAGGCGGATGCCACGCTCGCGCGGGGCGCGGCGCTGTTCGACCGGCACGCCTGCGCCAGCTGCCACCGCGGTGGCGCGCCCGGCATGCGACTGACCGCGCTTGGCAGCCGTTACTCGCAGGCGGCGCTGGGCGCCCTGCTGGCAAACCCGCCGGCCTCGATGCCGGCGCCGGCGCTGGATGATGCGGATCGGCGCGCCCTGGCGGCGTATCTGCGCGCGGCCTATCCCTGAGGAAGCGCCGAGAAACCCAGCCTACCTTCGTGAAAACGGGGGATGGATCGAGGCGTTCAGAACCGCATGTCGGCGGTCAGAATGTGAAAATTGATGCCGTCGTTGGGCTCCTTGATACTGGCGTTTGACAGGTGCTGGAAGCGATAGCCGAGCTGGAACCGGCCGCAGTCCAGGCCGGCGCCAAGATGACTGCCGAACTGCCAGGCGGTCGACAACTCGCGCTCACCGATGCGGGTGTCGGACAGCACGTGGCCGCCGATGCCGGCTTCCAGGTACGGGCGCATGCCGCCGCTGGCCTTGGGTGCCAGGCGCAGCACCGGCGTCAGGCCGACTTCCCACAGGTTGTCGTTTTGGCGGTTATCTTTGTCGCTGTTCCAGTAGCCGATTTCGGCCAGCCAGTAGCCGGTCAGCTGCCAGTCCCCATCCGTGTGCCAGGCCCGGTTCCAGTCGCGGGCGACGCCGAGGCGGTACAACTGCGTGTCGTCATCGCCCCAGCCGGTGGACAGTTCGGCGCGGTTCTCGGCGGCGACGGGGGTCGCGAGATTCGCTGCCAGGACCAGGCCGGCCAGCAGGCGGTATCCGTGACGGGGCATGATTCTTTTTCTCCCTTTGGGTTCGATATGAAAAAAATTGCAACGCGGCGCTGCGCCGGCGAATTATTGTTCCCGGCCTTGCCGGCGGCAAGCCGGCACTGCGTGGCCGGCGCATGAGCGGGGGCGGCCTGGGTCTGCCGTTGCGGTTTCATTTCCGCACCGATCTGACGGTTCAGGCGCGCGACATCAATTACGGCAATCACCTGGGTCACGACGCCGCGGTGAGCCTGCTGCACGAGGCGCGGCGCCGCTGGCTGGCCGCGGCCGGTTACGATGAGGCAGGCGGCGGCGGGGCCGGCCTGATCATGCTGGAGCTCGAAGTCCGCTACGCCGCGCAGGCGTTCTGGGCCGACCGGCTGTGCGTGGACATGGCCGTTGCCGGTCTTGGCGCCGCCCGCTGCGAGTTCCGCTACCGGATCGGCCGCGCGGGCCAGGAAGTGCTGCGGGCGCGCACGCTGATGGGCTTTTTCGATTACGCGGCGCGGCGCCCGGTGCGCCGGCCGGCGGATTTTCTGACACGCCTGACGGCTCTGAACGAGGATACCGACGATGTCTGACTTCAACGTGGAAATCGCCTGGCAGCGCGCACCGCGCGCCGGCCACCCGGACGACTACAGCCGCGCTCATCAGTGGCGCCTGGCCGGCGAGCAGACGCTGCGCGCCTCGTCCGCTCCGGACTATGCCGGCGATGCCGGCCACACCAATCCGGAGGAGGCCCTGGTCGCCGCCGTGTCCAGCTGCCACATGCTGACCTTCCTGGCGGTGGCCGACAAGCGCGGCTTCAAGGTCGGCAGTTACCGCGACCAGGCCAGCGGCACGCTGGGCAAGAACGCGCAGGGCCGCATGGCCGTGACCGAAGTAGTGCTGCGCCCGGTAATCGTGTTCGATGGCGCGGAACCCAACGCCGAGGAACTGGACAAACTGCACGAATCGGCACACCGCAACTGCTTCATCGGCAACTCGATCACGGCCCAGGTGCGCATCGCGACCGACTGACGGCCCCGGCGGCACGGGTGCCGCGGCCGGTACGGGTTTTTTTGGTTTCAGGAGTACGCCATGCTGGTCACGTTCACGACCGACGACTACGGCGACGTCATCATGTTCGGTGAGGTGGCGCTGTCCATGCTGGACATGATGGGACACAGCCCGACCGTGCCGGGGGCGATTCTGGCGGCCGATGTGCCGGCCGCACTGGCTCGGCTGACCACTGCCATCGCAGCGACAAAGGACACTCCGTCTCTCGTGGACGAGGACGAGGAGGCGGCGGGCGCGCCTGTCGTCAGTCTCGCGAATCGGGCGCTGCCCCTGATCAGTCTGCTGGCGGCCGCAGTCAAGTCGAACTCACGGGTGATGTGGAAATGACGACAAGTCCATTGGCGGGCCAGCCCGCCCCGCCGGACCTGCTGGTGAACGTGCCGCGCCTGGTCACGGCCTATTACAGCGACACGCCCGATCCGGCGCAGGCGGCGCAACGGGTCGCGTTTGGCACCTCCGGGCATCGCGGTTGCGCGTTCGATGGCAGTTTCAACGAATGGCACGTACTCGCCATCAGCCAGGCGATCTGTGATTACCGCACGCAGCAGGGCATCGATGGCCCGCTGTTTCTGGGCATCGACACCCATGCGCTGTCGGAGCCGGCCCGCGTCAGCGCGCTCGAAGTGCTGGCCGCCAACGGCGTGGAAGTCATGCTCGACGCGCGCGATGACTACACGCCCACGCCGGTGATCTCCCACGCCATCCTCTGCTACAACCGGGCGCGGGCTTCAGGGCTGGCCGATGGCATCGTCATCACGCCGTCGCACAATCCGCCCGACAGTGGCGGCTACAAGTACAACCCGCCCAGCGGTGGACCGGCGGGCAACGACGTGACAGGCCGGATCGAAGCCATGGCCAACGCCTATCTGAAAGACCGCCTGCGGAACGTCAAGAGAATGCCCTTGCAGCAGGCACTGCGCGCCGCCACCACGCATCGGCACGATTTCGTGACCGCCTACGTGGCCGATCTGGGCAGCGTGCTCGATATGGACGCGATCCGCGGCGCCGGGGTCCGCATGGGCGTGGATCCGCTCGGCGGCGCGGGCGTCCATTACTGGGGCGCGATTGCCGAGCGCCATGGCCTGGATCTGACGGTGGTGAACGCTGTCGTCGATCCGACCTTTCGTTTCATGACGGTTGATTGGGACGGCCGGATTCGCATGGACCCGTCCTCGCCCTGGGCCATGCAGGGCCTGATTGGTCTGAAGGACCGCTTCGACATCGCCTTTGCCTGCGATACCGATCACGACCGGCACGGGATCGTCACCCAAGGCGCCGGACTGCTGCCACCCAATCACTATCTTTCGGTCGCCATTTTTTATCTGTTCCAGCATCGCCCGCAGTGGAGCCCGGCGGCGGCGATCGGCAAGACGCTGGTCAGCAGCCGGATGATCGACCGCGTGGCGGCCAAGCTCGGCCGGCGGCTGTACGAGGTGCCGGTCGGCTTCAAGTGGTTCGTCGATGGCCTGATGGACGGGTCGCTGGGTTTCGTCGGGGAAGAGAGCGCCGGGGCCACTTTCGTGCGCCGGGACGGCAGCGTGTGGACCACGGACAAGGACGGCATCGTGCCGGCCCTGCTGGCGGCCGAGATCACCGCCCGCCTGGGTCGCGACCCGGGCGAGATCTACCGCCAGCTCACCGGCGAGTTCGGCGCGCCGGCCTATGACCGCATCGAGGCGCCGGCGACGCCGGCGCAAAAGAAAATGCTGGCGCAGCTGTCGCCACGGCAGGTGCACTCCACGCAGCTGGCGGGCGAAAACATCCTGGCGACGCTGACCCGCGCGCCCGGCAACGATGCGCCGATCGGCGGCCTGAAGGTCGTGGCCGAAAACGGCTGGTTTGCAGCCCGGCCGTCCGGCACCGAGGACATCTACAAGATCTACGCTGAGAGTTTTCTGGGAGAAGCCCACCTGCGCCGCATCCAGTCCGAGGCGCAGACCATCGTCGGCGCCGCGCTGGCGAGTGCCGGATGAACGCCGTGCGCCGCCAGCCGCAGCCGACGCCCACAAGACCGGCCCGGCGGGCCGTAGGAGCAGCATGAACACCAGCAGCCTTTCCCTCGACCTGCTGCGCCGGATCGACGCCTACTGGCGCGCCGCCAATTACCTGGCGGTCGGCCAGATTTACCTGTGCGACAACCCGCTGCTGAGGCGGCCGCTGGCGCTCACCGACGTGAAGCGCATGCTGCTGGGGCACTGGGGCACGACCCCGGGGCAGAACTTCATCTACGCGCACCTGAACCGGGTGATCAAGCAATACGATCTGGACATGGTCTATGTGTCCGGCCCCGGACACGGTGGCCCGGCTGTCGTGGGTAACACCTATCTCGAAGGGACCTACAGCGAGATCTATCCCGACATCAGCCAGGACGAGGCCGGGCTGCAGCGGCTGTTCAAGCAGTTCTCCTTTCCCGGCGGCATTCCCAGCCATGCTTCGCCCGAATGCCCGGGCTCGATCCACGAGGGCGGCGAGCTGGGCTATTCGCTCAGCCATGCCTTCGGCGCGGTGTTCGACAATCCCGAGCTGATCGTCGCCTGCGTCATCGGCGACGGCGAGGCGGAAACCGGCCCGCTGGCCACGGCCTGGCATTCGAACAAGTTTCTCGATCCGGTCGGCGACGGGGCGGTGCTGCCGATCCTGCACCTGAACGGCTACAAGATCGCCAATCCGACCATCCTGGCCCGCATCACGCGCGAGGAGCTGGAGCAGTTCCTGCGCGGCTGCGGCTGGACGCCGTACTTCGTCGAGGGCCACGAACCCGACCTGATGCACGCGGCGATGGCCGCGACCCTGGACACGGCCGTGGAGCAGATCAGGAACATCCGGCAGGACGCACGCCAGCACGGCCATCGCGGGCGTCCGCGCTGGCCGATGATCGTGCTGGCCTCGCCCAAGGGCTGGACCGGGCCGGCGATGGTCGATGGCGCCCCGAACGAGGGCTCGTTCCGTTCCCACCAGGTGCCGCTGCACCCGAATGCCCATCCGCAGGACCTGGTGCTGCTCGAGCAATGGCTGCGCAGCTACCGCCCCGAGGAACTGTTCGATGAGCAGGGGCGCCTGCAGCCGGAGCTGGCCGAACTGGCGCCTACCGGCACCCGGCGCATGGGCGCGAATCCCCACGCCAACGGCGGCATGCTGCTGCGCGACCTGCGCATGCCGGATTTTCGCGACTACGCGGCGGACGTGCCGGCGCCGGGCGTGCGCGGCATCGGCGACACGCGCGTGCTGGGACCCTTCCTGCGCGATGTGGTGAGGCTCAACGACGCCCAGCGCAATTTCCGCGTCTTCGGCCCCGACGAGACGATCTCGAACGGCCTGGGCGCCCTGTTCGAGGCGACCGAGCGCCAGTGGGCCGGCGCCACCGAGTCCGGCGACGAATTT
This Immundisolibacter cernigliae DNA region includes the following protein-coding sequences:
- the pgm gene encoding phosphoglucomutase (alpha-D-glucose-1,6-bisphosphate-dependent), giving the protein MTTSPLAGQPAPPDLLVNVPRLVTAYYSDTPDPAQAAQRVAFGTSGHRGCAFDGSFNEWHVLAISQAICDYRTQQGIDGPLFLGIDTHALSEPARVSALEVLAANGVEVMLDARDDYTPTPVISHAILCYNRARASGLADGIVITPSHNPPDSGGYKYNPPSGGPAGNDVTGRIEAMANAYLKDRLRNVKRMPLQQALRAATTHRHDFVTAYVADLGSVLDMDAIRGAGVRMGVDPLGGAGVHYWGAIAERHGLDLTVVNAVVDPTFRFMTVDWDGRIRMDPSSPWAMQGLIGLKDRFDIAFACDTDHDRHGIVTQGAGLLPPNHYLSVAIFYLFQHRPQWSPAAAIGKTLVSSRMIDRVAAKLGRRLYEVPVGFKWFVDGLMDGSLGFVGEESAGATFVRRDGSVWTTDKDGIVPALLAAEITARLGRDPGEIYRQLTGEFGAPAYDRIEAPATPAQKKMLAQLSPRQVHSTQLAGENILATLTRAPGNDAPIGGLKVVAENGWFAARPSGTEDIYKIYAESFLGEAHLRRIQSEAQTIVGAALASAG
- a CDS encoding DUF1840 domain-containing protein; the protein is MLVTFTTDDYGDVIMFGEVALSMLDMMGHSPTVPGAILAADVPAALARLTTAIAATKDTPSLVDEDEEAAGAPVVSLANRALPLISLLAAAVKSNSRVMWK
- a CDS encoding phosphoketolase, with translation MNTSSLSLDLLRRIDAYWRAANYLAVGQIYLCDNPLLRRPLALTDVKRMLLGHWGTTPGQNFIYAHLNRVIKQYDLDMVYVSGPGHGGPAVVGNTYLEGTYSEIYPDISQDEAGLQRLFKQFSFPGGIPSHASPECPGSIHEGGELGYSLSHAFGAVFDNPELIVACVIGDGEAETGPLATAWHSNKFLDPVGDGAVLPILHLNGYKIANPTILARITREELEQFLRGCGWTPYFVEGHEPDLMHAAMAATLDTAVEQIRNIRQDARQHGHRGRPRWPMIVLASPKGWTGPAMVDGAPNEGSFRSHQVPLHPNAHPQDLVLLEQWLRSYRPEELFDEQGRLQPELAELAPTGTRRMGANPHANGGMLLRDLRMPDFRDYAADVPAPGVRGIGDTRVLGPFLRDVVRLNDAQRNFRVFGPDETISNGLGALFEATERQWAGATESGDEFLAPTGRVMEVLSEHQCQGWLEGYLLTGRHGLFNCYEAFIHIVDSMFNQHAKWLTVTAHLPWRRPIASLNYLLASHVWRQDHNGFTHQDPGFIDLVVNKKAEVVRVYFPPDANCLLSVMDHCLRSRHYVNVVVAGKHPAPQWLSMDAAVKHCTQGIGIWQWASNDQAVAPDLVMACCGDVPTLETLAAVSILREHLPELKIRVVNVVDLMKLQPPSEHPHGLSDMDFDELFTRDKPVIFAYHAYPWLIHRLTYRRTNHANIHVRGYKEEGTITTPFDMTVLNDLDRFHLAMDAIDRLPQTGERGLYLKQQLKDKLIEHRQYINTHGQDMPQIRDWKWPG
- a CDS encoding acyl-CoA thioesterase → MSGGGLGLPLRFHFRTDLTVQARDINYGNHLGHDAAVSLLHEARRRWLAAAGYDEAGGGGAGLIMLELEVRYAAQAFWADRLCVDMAVAGLGAARCEFRYRIGRAGQEVLRARTLMGFFDYAARRPVRRPADFLTRLTALNEDTDDV
- a CDS encoding c-type cytochrome, with the translated sequence MRKALKVSVGILGTVGVLAALALGYLSTQVTVRGPVLHAIAGIGGAQPTSAQLAGLRLAPGFTASLYAEGLGPARVLRFTDTGDLLVSITRAGSILLVERDADGDGRADGVRTLLQGLDRPHGIDVAEGWLYFAETGAVRRVRFDAATRAVSGAPQTVATLAGGGMHFTRTLRVGPDRMLYVSNGSSCNVCVEITPRAAMLRVDPQGGAVTPFAEGLRNTVGFDWQPGSGALFGVDNGRDLLGDDFPPDELNRIVAGGFYGWPFWHGDNVPDPEYGSHPAAAGRAPIAPAHAFGAHVAALSFNFFDPDRAPPGFERAALVGQHGSWNRSVLSGYRVSSLHWAADGRITERDFAVGFVQGGKVTGRPVDALPGPDRAVYVSDDYAGAIYRIAWDPATAGPGPVFVPPLAAGPHQAGSPSSPAASALSRLDPAQQADATLARGAALFDRHACASCHRGGAPGMRLTALGSRYSQAALGALLANPPASMPAPALDDADRRALAAYLRAAYP
- a CDS encoding OsmC family protein is translated as MSDFNVEIAWQRAPRAGHPDDYSRAHQWRLAGEQTLRASSAPDYAGDAGHTNPEEALVAAVSSCHMLTFLAVADKRGFKVGSYRDQASGTLGKNAQGRMAVTEVVLRPVIVFDGAEPNAEELDKLHESAHRNCFIGNSITAQVRIATD
- a CDS encoding acyloxyacyl hydrolase, whose product is MPRHGYRLLAGLVLAANLATPVAAENRAELSTGWGDDDTQLYRLGVARDWNRAWHTDGDWQLTGYWLAEIGYWNSDKDNRQNDNLWEVGLTPVLRLAPKASGGMRPYLEAGIGGHVLSDTRIGERELSTAWQFGSHLGAGLDCGRFQLGYRFQHLSNASIKEPNDGINFHILTADMRF